A window of Microcystis aeruginosa FD4 contains these coding sequences:
- the hppD gene encoding 4-hydroxyphenylpyruvate dioxygenase, translating to MFIDHIHFYVESAKKWRDWFVRVMDFQTIASLVNLHTHTEIVGNGIQKDKTKQIIFILSSPLNCLSPVAEFLSKYPEGVADVAFQVEDLDSLARRIKQAIFIEETVLARGKIKSCHISSIANLKHTLIERQGITPILADPNLIEYNTREQYNQDILAIDHLVLNVFQGNLELTANWYEENLGFKKRQTFTIKTERSGLYSQVLIHPETELKLPINEPDSNSSQIQEFLDINQKPGIQHIALKTANILKLTQQLKERKVDFLSVPNSYYQQINYQKKDFNIADWEWSEIKKQEILIDFEQNSHSHPEKPTLLQIFTKPIFSQPTFFFELIERRHAARGFGEGNFQALFEAIEREQIQRGNFD from the coding sequence ATGTTTATTGATCATATTCATTTTTATGTAGAATCGGCCAAAAAATGGCGAGATTGGTTTGTGCGGGTGATGGATTTTCAGACAATCGCAAGTTTAGTTAATCTCCACACGCACACGGAAATAGTCGGCAATGGCATCCAAAAAGATAAAACTAAACAGATTATTTTTATCTTATCTTCTCCCTTAAATTGCCTTAGTCCCGTGGCGGAATTTTTAAGTAAATATCCAGAAGGGGTGGCGGATGTAGCTTTTCAAGTCGAGGATTTAGATAGTTTAGCTAGGAGAATTAAACAGGCTATTTTTATTGAGGAAACTGTTTTGGCTAGGGGTAAGATAAAAAGCTGTCACATCTCTAGCATTGCGAATCTCAAACATACGTTAATTGAAAGACAGGGAATCACGCCAATTTTAGCCGATCCTAATCTGATCGAGTATAATACTAGGGAACAATATAATCAAGATATTCTGGCAATTGATCATTTAGTTTTAAATGTTTTTCAGGGGAATTTAGAGTTAACAGCCAATTGGTATGAGGAAAATTTAGGCTTTAAAAAAAGGCAAACTTTTACTATTAAAACGGAGCGTTCTGGTCTTTATTCTCAGGTACTTATTCACCCAGAAACTGAATTAAAATTACCGATTAATGAGCCAGATAGTAACAGTTCTCAAATTCAAGAGTTTTTAGATATTAATCAAAAACCTGGCATTCAACACATTGCTTTAAAAACAGCAAATATTTTAAAATTAACTCAACAATTAAAAGAAAGAAAAGTAGATTTTTTGTCAGTTCCCAACAGTTATTATCAACAAATTAACTATCAAAAAAAAGATTTTAATATTGCTGATTGGGAATGGTCAGAAATTAAAAAACAGGAAATTCTCATCGATTTTGAACAAAATAGTCATTCCCACCCAGAAAAGCCGACTTTACTGCAAATTTTCACTAAACCAATTTTTTCCCAGCCGACTTTCTTTTTTGAATTAATCGAGCGACGTCATGCCGCTAGAGGTTTTGGAGAAGGCAACTTTCAGGCCCTATTTGAAGCGATCGAACGGGAACAAATACAGCGAGGAAATTTCGATTAG
- a CDS encoding CHAT domain-containing protein gives MNEARIEAYLALIQALLQCENGQEPALLQANAELLDAGLVAVMKQYADFLEQQGDSNNGRWLRNMAQQLEQILDAPRDNQNPYITPLIKGGRGDRTQSFLQTLLQTVEESNGNRQVIYPLLDNNLHLLDENLVNLLRAWGNQTKEQASPEETNQLGGLFYSLAYAFYEFPRGNPRINLDIAIYGYEFRAATIRRQPGLERDLAQTLTNLGNAYSTQAQLGQEPVANLERAIANYTEAATIFRQPGLERDLALTLNNLGAAYQTQAELGQEPVANLERAIANYTEAATIRRQPGLERDLAQTLTNLGIAYQTQAELGQEPVANLERAIANYTEAATIRRQPGLERDLAQTLTNLGIAYRTQAQLGQEPVANLERAIANYTEAATIFRQPGLERDLAQTLTNLGIAYSTQAELGQEPVANLERAIANYTEAATIRRQPGLERDLAQTLTNLGIAYSTQAELGQEPVANLERAIANYTEAATIFRQPGLERDLAQTLTNLGIAYSTQAELGQEPVANLERAIANYTEAATIFRQPGLERELAATLNNLGAAYGTQAQLGQEPVANLERAIANYTEAATTYRQPGLERDLAQTLTNLGVAYVTQAELGQEPVANLERAIANYSEAATIRRQPGLERDLAQTLTNLGVAYVTQAELGQEPVANLERAIANHTEAATIRRQPGLERDLAGTLTNLGVAYSTQAELGQEPVANLERAIANYTEAATTYRQPGLERDLAATLNNLGIAYSTQAELGQEPVANLERAIAFCREALSFLNPTLLPADTLRTGRNLGKLGFKQGWWDIALEGYRVAVEAVEQSRAWATSEALRQEIVRESIDVYENLIQAAVNQGDLSLALRTVERSRSKRLADLIAISDLYADGRIPPEIQAWYQQLQDSRRSKSQLAQDRPELSDKPSLTPALSRNTRASFASEQLLAAEAAERQAWDALYRFDAITAQLQQPQPQPRLDELMALLPSPQTALLSFYTTATHTHIFVLRRPSRDGGESVNCHTIPNPPESANDLQNWLVENWVNPYIAINQAETAQSRQQLRDEWHQAMAARLQELATRLQFDTLIQQHLQGITDLILIPHLFLHQIPFDLLPTAEGQLLGDRFRLQFVPSTKILGLCQERSQPTPDTLGIVENTTEDLPYTPLECEWVAQTWNVPRQRRLQGRTVTPDSYLQLLKQVQALLSSHHATSRPDDPLNSHLVLDGEQKVTLRDLISPSWRFPELSEVFLSCCETGLSFAGFRDQEGNLRRELLDEPLSLGTGFLLGGARSVISSHWAVSDRATTLFSREYHRARRAGEERLTALHQARQALRETCQKDWRDRLDADYQQAFQTWQQLRRAQDPNTDAAGANYQKIGELIKWLDNFAPDAVPFQDYRYWGAFYCLGLP, from the coding sequence ATGAACGAAGCAAGAATAGAAGCTTACTTAGCACTAATCCAGGCACTACTCCAGTGCGAAAATGGTCAAGAACCAGCGCTATTACAAGCTAATGCGGAATTACTTGATGCAGGCTTAGTCGCTGTGATGAAGCAGTATGCAGACTTCTTAGAACAGCAAGGAGACAGCAATAACGGGAGATGGTTGAGGAATATGGCGCAACAGTTAGAGCAAATTTTAGACGCGCCAAGGGATAATCAAAACCCCTACATCACCCCCCTTATCAAGGGGGGCAGGGGGGATCGAACCCAAAGTTTTTTACAAACCCTACTGCAAACCGTCGAGGAAAGTAACGGAAACCGCCAAGTAATTTATCCCCTGCTCGACAATAACCTCCATCTCTTAGATGAAAACTTAGTTAACCTCCTCCGTGCTTGGGGAAATCAAACCAAGGAACAAGCCAGTCCAGAGGAAACCAACCAACTAGGAGGATTATTCTATTCTCTTGCTTATGCTTTTTATGAGTTTCCTAGAGGTAATCCACGCATTAACCTGGACATCGCCATCTATGGATACGAATTTCGCGCCGCCACCATCCGCCGCCAACCCGGATTAGAAAGGGATTTAGCCCAAACCCTGACTAATCTGGGCAATGCCTACAGCACCCAAGCCCAATTGGGTCAAGAGCCGGTAGCCAACCTAGAACGGGCGATCGCCAACTACACCGAAGCCGCCACCATCTTCCGCCAACCCGGATTAGAAAGGGATTTAGCCCTAACCCTCAATAATCTGGGCGCAGCCTACCAGACCCAAGCCGAATTGGGTCAAGAGCCGGTAGCCAACCTAGAACGGGCGATCGCCAACTACACCGAAGCCGCCACCATCCGCCGCCAACCCGGATTAGAAAGGGATTTAGCCCAAACCCTGACTAATCTGGGCATAGCCTACCAGACCCAAGCCGAATTGGGTCAAGAGCCGGTAGCCAACCTAGAACGGGCGATCGCCAACTACACCGAAGCCGCCACCATCCGCCGCCAACCCGGATTAGAAAGGGATTTAGCCCAAACCCTGACTAATCTGGGCATAGCCTACAGGACCCAAGCCCAATTGGGTCAAGAGCCAGTAGCCAACCTAGAACGGGCGATCGCCAACTACACCGAAGCCGCCACCATCTTCCGCCAACCGGGATTAGAAAGGGATTTAGCCCAAACCCTGACTAATCTGGGCATAGCCTACAGCACCCAAGCCGAATTGGGTCAAGAGCCGGTAGCCAACCTAGAACGGGCGATCGCCAACTACACCGAAGCCGCCACCATCCGCCGCCAACCCGGATTAGAAAGGGATTTAGCCCAAACCCTGACTAATCTGGGCATAGCCTACAGCACCCAAGCCGAATTGGGTCAAGAGCCGGTAGCCAACCTAGAACGGGCGATCGCCAACTACACCGAAGCCGCCACCATCTTCCGCCAACCCGGATTAGAAAGGGATTTAGCCCAAACCCTGACTAATCTGGGCATAGCCTACAGCACCCAAGCCGAATTGGGTCAAGAGCCGGTAGCCAACCTAGAACGGGCGATCGCCAACTACACCGAAGCCGCCACCATCTTCCGCCAACCGGGATTAGAAAGGGAATTAGCCGCAACCCTGAATAATCTGGGCGCAGCCTACGGGACCCAAGCCCAATTGGGTCAAGAGCCGGTAGCCAACCTAGAACGGGCGATCGCCAACTACACCGAAGCCGCCACAACTTACCGCCAACCCGGATTAGAAAGGGATTTAGCCCAAACCCTGACTAATCTGGGCGTAGCCTACGTCACCCAAGCCGAACTGGGTCAAGAGCCGGTAGCCAACCTAGAACGGGCGATCGCCAACTACAGCGAAGCCGCCACCATCCGCCGCCAACCCGGATTAGAAAGGGATTTAGCCCAAACCCTGACTAATCTGGGCGTAGCCTACGTCACCCAAGCCGAACTGGGTCAAGAGCCGGTAGCCAACCTAGAACGGGCGATCGCCAACCACACCGAAGCCGCCACCATCCGCCGCCAACCGGGATTAGAAAGGGATTTAGCCGGAACCCTGACTAATCTGGGCGTAGCCTACAGCACCCAAGCCGAATTGGGTCAAGAGCCGGTAGCCAACCTAGAACGGGCGATCGCCAACTACACCGAAGCCGCCACAACTTACCGCCAACCCGGATTAGAAAGGGATTTAGCCGCAACCCTGAATAATCTGGGCATAGCCTACAGTACCCAAGCCGAATTGGGTCAAGAGCCGGTAGCCAACCTAGAACGGGCGATCGCCTTTTGTCGAGAGGCACTTTCCTTTCTCAACCCCACTCTCTTACCGGCTGACACCCTCAGAACTGGACGGAACCTCGGCAAATTGGGCTTTAAGCAGGGCTGGTGGGACATTGCCTTAGAAGGCTACAGGGTTGCCGTGGAAGCCGTTGAACAAAGCCGCGCCTGGGCTACCAGCGAAGCCCTGCGCCAAGAAATTGTCCGCGAGTCTATCGACGTTTATGAAAACCTAATCCAAGCGGCCGTTAACCAGGGCGACCTCTCCCTGGCGCTGCGAACCGTCGAACGTTCCCGCTCCAAACGCCTTGCCGACCTAATCGCCATCAGCGACCTCTACGCCGATGGGCGCATCCCCCCAGAAATACAAGCCTGGTATCAGCAACTTCAGGACAGCCGCCGCAGCAAATCCCAACTCGCTCAAGACCGTCCTGAACTGTCCGATAAACCATCCTTGACCCCTGCACTAAGCCGCAACACCCGCGCCAGCTTTGCCTCTGAACAACTCCTCGCCGCCGAAGCCGCTGAACGTCAAGCCTGGGACGCTCTCTACCGCTTTGATGCCATCACCGCCCAACTTCAGCAACCCCAACCCCAACCTCGCCTTGATGAGTTAATGGCGCTGCTCCCCTCTCCCCAGACTGCCCTCCTCAGCTTCTACACCACCGCCACCCATACCCACATCTTTGTCCTGCGTCGCCCCTCCCGGGATGGCGGGGAATCGGTCAACTGCCACACTATTCCCAATCCCCCGGAGTCCGCCAACGACCTGCAAAACTGGCTGGTCGAAAACTGGGTTAACCCCTACATTGCGATTAATCAAGCAGAGACCGCCCAATCCCGCCAGCAGCTTCGGGATGAGTGGCACCAAGCTATGGCCGCTCGTCTGCAAGAATTGGCAACCCGCCTGCAATTCGATACCCTCATCCAACAGCACCTCCAGGGCATCACTGACTTAATCCTGATTCCCCACCTCTTTCTGCACCAAATTCCCTTCGACCTTCTACCCACCGCCGAAGGTCAACTACTAGGCGATCGCTTTCGCCTTCAGTTTGTCCCTAGTACCAAAATTCTGGGACTATGCCAAGAGCGATCGCAACCGACTCCCGACACCCTGGGGATTGTGGAAAACACCACAGAGGATTTGCCCTATACTCCCCTAGAGTGTGAGTGGGTCGCCCAAACCTGGAATGTGCCTCGCCAACGGCGGCTACAGGGGCGCACAGTCACCCCCGACTCTTATCTGCAACTGCTGAAACAAGTGCAAGCCCTACTCTCTAGCCACCACGCCACCAGTCGCCCCGATGATCCTCTCAACTCCCACCTCGTCCTAGACGGGGAGCAAAAAGTCACCTTGCGGGATTTAATTAGTCCCTCGTGGCGCTTTCCGGAATTGTCGGAAGTGTTTCTCTCCTGTTGTGAAACTGGTCTCAGTTTTGCCGGTTTCCGAGATCAAGAGGGAAACCTGCGACGGGAATTACTGGACGAACCCCTCAGCTTAGGTACAGGCTTTCTGCTGGGGGGCGCTCGAAGTGTGATCAGTAGTCATTGGGCGGTGTCTGACCGGGCTACAACGCTGTTTTCGCGGGAGTACCATCGCGCACGGCGGGCCGGAGAGGAACGCTTAACGGCTCTACACCAAGCTCGCCAAGCGTTGCGGGAGACTTGCCAAAAAGACTGGCGGGACCGTTTAGATGCCGATTATCAGCAGGCTTTCCAGACTTGGCAACAACTGCGCCGCGCCCAAGACCCCAACACCGATGCTGCTGGGGCTAATTATCAAAAAATCGGCGAATTGATCAAGTGGCTTGACAATTTTGCTCCCGATGCAGTGCCTTTTCAGGACTATCGTTACTGGGGGGCGTTTTATTGTCTAGGACTTCCTTAA
- a CDS encoding caspase family protein translates to MNITRRELLQQTGWGLLTLAISQGTVNRHLAALAAPNPRKLALLVGIDQYGANIPPLPGCLTDVELQKDLLRYRFGFRDADIVTLTGQKASREAIELAFLEHLIAQAKPGDVVIFHFSGYGSVGEGKEVFIPSNGTENALIKENILLLARCLATDKFSLIFDSSHLPQNRPYLGNLKIRSYPSSVANLNPTELTFAADIKTRFNLKNKPNNGVVFSAAQPEQIALELSGNSPNAGLFTYDLTQYLWQAVPSSTIAIAFPRLRNLVASHSSQQQQPAILTSNQKNNSAPTYHTTSETSRGGAAIVTNLIDERTLEVNLVGLPLEILENYGINSCLSFIEATGEEISLQILSRQGLKAKAQLLSATASLEIGQILQEKLRVFPSQIGLIVGLDSNLTRIERVDATSTFASLPDVAAVVNIGEQTVDCLLSRVGSEETGNYQLLSANGSLIIGSLGAANEAIKSGIKRLQSQLETLLACKLWHLLINQESSGLAVIVTLESLDQTYISTVQTQKIAGSRGASIPKNDLILPVGTEIRYQIENQEEQPLYALILVLNSDRQPLLYCSRSENPDNFSNSSQLAPFVVAAKTKATIPNDRQGHWKISQPKGITENILILSRHPFPNTLTLLNATQSLKGEATQLLTLTNPLEIARAFGRDLKLDLGLKMDNSGSVIDEYAFDLGTWSGFRFIYQVMD, encoded by the coding sequence ATGAACATAACTAGGCGAGAATTGCTCCAGCAGACAGGTTGGGGGTTGCTGACTTTGGCGATTAGTCAAGGGACAGTTAACCGTCATTTGGCTGCTCTCGCCGCCCCTAATCCCCGAAAATTGGCTCTTTTAGTCGGTATTGACCAGTATGGGGCGAATATTCCGCCGCTGCCCGGTTGTCTTACCGATGTGGAGTTACAAAAAGACCTTCTCCGTTATCGTTTTGGCTTTCGGGATGCTGATATAGTGACTTTAACGGGACAAAAAGCCAGTCGAGAAGCGATCGAATTGGCTTTTTTAGAACACCTGATCGCCCAAGCTAAACCGGGTGATGTGGTAATTTTTCACTTTAGCGGTTATGGCAGTGTTGGAGAAGGAAAAGAGGTTTTTATTCCTAGTAATGGGACGGAAAATGCTCTAATTAAGGAAAATATTTTGCTTTTGGCTCGCTGTCTAGCTACGGATAAGTTTAGCTTGATTTTTGATAGTAGTCATCTCCCCCAAAATCGGCCCTATCTCGGTAATCTCAAAATTCGTTCCTATCCTAGCTCTGTTGCTAATCTTAATCCCACCGAGTTAACTTTCGCAGCAGATATCAAAACCCGTTTTAACCTCAAAAATAAGCCCAATAACGGTGTTGTTTTCTCTGCCGCTCAACCAGAGCAAATCGCCCTGGAATTGAGCGGTAATAGCCCCAATGCCGGCTTATTTACCTATGATCTCACTCAGTATCTCTGGCAAGCTGTCCCTAGTTCGACAATCGCGATCGCTTTTCCCCGTCTCCGCAATCTCGTCGCTAGTCACAGCAGTCAACAACAGCAGCCGGCAATCCTAACCAGTAATCAAAAAAATAATTCTGCGCCGACATATCATACAACGTCAGAAACGTCAAGGGGTGGCGCAGCAATTGTTACAAATCTTATTGATGAGCGCACCCTAGAAGTCAATCTGGTCGGTCTGCCCTTAGAAATCCTGGAAAATTACGGAATTAACTCCTGTTTAAGCTTTATTGAGGCGACCGGGGAGGAAATCAGCCTACAAATTCTCTCCCGTCAGGGTTTAAAAGCCAAAGCGCAATTATTATCGGCAACCGCCTCCCTAGAAATAGGACAGATTCTACAGGAAAAATTGCGGGTTTTTCCCAGTCAAATCGGTTTAATCGTCGGTTTGGATAGTAATTTAACCCGGATTGAACGGGTAGATGCCACCAGTACCTTTGCCAGTTTGCCCGATGTGGCCGCCGTGGTTAACATTGGCGAACAAACGGTAGATTGTCTCTTAAGTCGAGTTGGTAGCGAAGAAACTGGCAATTATCAGTTATTATCTGCCAATGGCTCCCTAATTATCGGTAGTTTAGGGGCGGCCAACGAAGCAATTAAATCAGGAATCAAACGACTGCAATCGCAACTAGAAACCCTGCTGGCCTGCAAATTGTGGCACTTGTTGATCAATCAAGAATCCTCCGGTTTAGCTGTCATTGTCACCCTGGAAAGCCTCGATCAAACCTATATCTCGACGGTACAAACCCAAAAAATCGCGGGTAGCAGGGGGGCTAGTATCCCTAAAAATGACTTAATTCTGCCCGTCGGGACGGAAATTCGCTATCAAATCGAGAATCAAGAAGAACAACCCCTCTACGCACTGATCCTTGTCCTCAACAGCGACCGCCAACCGCTTTTATACTGTTCCCGTTCAGAAAACCCCGATAATTTCAGCAATTCTAGCCAATTAGCCCCCTTTGTCGTGGCGGCCAAAACCAAGGCCACCATCCCCAATGACCGCCAAGGGCATTGGAAAATTAGTCAACCCAAGGGCATAACAGAAAATATACTGATCCTCAGTCGCCATCCTTTCCCGAACACCTTGACCCTTCTCAATGCCACTCAAAGCCTCAAGGGAGAAGCCACCCAACTGCTCACCCTGACTAACCCCCTAGAAATAGCCAGAGCATTCGGTCGCGATCTAAAATTAGATTTAGGCTTAAAAATGGATAATTCTGGCAGTGTCATTGATGAATACGCCTTTGATCTGGGAACTTGGTCAGGTTTCCGGTTTATCTATCAGGTTATGGACTAA
- a CDS encoding retropepsin-like aspartic protease family protein translates to MNKSISAIALASALLLFLFTPTTLAQSECFLQRADGQHIDLSRLCGGSSRNRKNSPQVYQLPIQRRVNGIPTVMVVFNNRHYYEMLFDTGASAIVLTDAMAQAIKVKPERQVLAHTAGGVVTVYLGRINSVKVGELALSNQIVGISPQMKGLGLLGQTFFGSYDVTLKKDVIELRYRP, encoded by the coding sequence ATGAATAAGTCTATTTCTGCGATCGCATTGGCCAGCGCCCTGCTGTTATTTCTCTTCACCCCTACGACTCTCGCTCAATCGGAATGTTTTCTCCAAAGAGCAGATGGACAACACATAGATCTTAGCCGTCTCTGTGGCGGTTCGTCTAGAAATAGGAAAAATTCCCCGCAAGTTTATCAGCTACCCATTCAACGCCGGGTTAACGGTATTCCCACGGTGATGGTAGTTTTTAATAACCGTCACTATTATGAAATGCTTTTTGATACGGGAGCTAGTGCTATCGTCCTCACCGATGCCATGGCACAAGCGATAAAAGTCAAACCGGAAAGGCAAGTACTCGCTCATACCGCCGGCGGTGTCGTTACGGTTTATCTTGGTCGCATTAATTCTGTTAAGGTTGGAGAATTGGCTTTATCTAATCAGATTGTTGGTATTTCTCCCCAAATGAAAGGATTAGGACTCTTGGGACAAACCTTTTTTGGTTCCTATGATGTCACGCTCAAAAAAGATGTGATTGAATTACGTTATCGTCCATAG
- a CDS encoding addiction module protein, with product MGSIEQLTEEILSLPSVSRALLADKLVESLEFDTDSTIQAVWVTEAKRRRGEVRDGSVQPISGEEALAQVRRLIEP from the coding sequence ATGGGATCAATTGAGCAACTGACAGAAGAGATATTGTCCTTACCTAGTGTATCAAGGGCGCTGCTTGCAGACAAGTTGGTAGAAAGCTTAGAATTCGATACCGATTCAACAATTCAGGCAGTTTGGGTAACTGAAGCAAAAAGACGAAGAGGCGAGGTTCGGGATGGCTCTGTGCAGCCAATTTCGGGGGAAGAAGCTCTGGCTCAAGTTAGACGACTGATTGAGCCATGA
- the sat gene encoding sulfate adenylyltransferase: MTVLTEGIAPHGGQLINRIATAAEKAEFLALAAKLPRVSLDERALSDLVMIAIGGFSPLKGFMEQDDYEKVVDDMRLINGLPWAIPVTLSVSEEVADPLKEGNWIRLDDSAGNFVGVLELTQKYRYNKAHEAVNVYRTDDQKHPGVKVLYEQGEINLAGPIWLLQRDPHPQFPKYQIDPLQSRQMFHEKAWKTIVGFQTRNPIHRAHEYIQKCALEVVDGLFLHPLVGATKSDDVPADVRMRCYEIMMDKYFPQDRVILAINPSAMRYAGPREAIFHAIIRKNYGCTHFIVGRDHAGVGDYYGTYDAQYIFDEFEPGELGIVPMKFEHAFYCTRTSGMATTKTSPSLPEERIHLSGTKVRELLRKGELPPPEFSRPEVAAELIRAMRES, from the coding sequence ATGACTGTACTGACCGAAGGAATCGCGCCCCACGGTGGGCAATTAATTAATCGTATTGCTACCGCTGCCGAAAAAGCCGAATTTCTTGCCCTAGCTGCAAAACTCCCGCGAGTTTCCTTAGATGAACGAGCGCTCTCGGATTTAGTTATGATTGCTATTGGTGGTTTCAGTCCCCTCAAAGGCTTTATGGAACAGGACGACTACGAAAAAGTCGTCGATGATATGCGTCTAATCAATGGTTTACCCTGGGCAATTCCCGTGACTCTTTCCGTTAGCGAAGAAGTGGCGGATCCCCTCAAAGAAGGCAACTGGATTCGTTTAGATGACAGCGCAGGCAACTTTGTCGGAGTCCTAGAGCTAACCCAAAAATACCGTTACAATAAGGCCCACGAAGCAGTTAACGTCTATCGTACCGACGACCAGAAACATCCCGGGGTAAAAGTCCTCTACGAACAGGGAGAAATTAACCTCGCAGGTCCAATATGGTTACTTCAGCGCGATCCTCATCCTCAGTTTCCCAAATATCAGATCGATCCTCTGCAATCGCGCCAAATGTTCCACGAAAAAGCTTGGAAAACGATTGTCGGTTTCCAAACCCGTAATCCCATCCACCGGGCCCACGAATACATTCAAAAATGCGCCCTAGAAGTGGTAGATGGTTTATTCTTGCATCCTCTTGTCGGCGCTACCAAAAGCGATGATGTGCCGGCGGATGTGCGGATGCGTTGCTATGAGATCATGATGGATAAATACTTTCCCCAAGATCGCGTTATTCTGGCTATCAACCCCTCAGCTATGCGTTACGCCGGCCCCCGGGAAGCAATTTTCCACGCTATTATCCGTAAAAACTACGGTTGTACCCATTTTATCGTCGGTCGTGACCATGCCGGAGTCGGAGACTACTACGGAACCTACGATGCTCAGTATATCTTTGATGAGTTCGAGCCGGGGGAATTGGGAATCGTGCCGATGAAGTTTGAACACGCTTTCTACTGCACCCGCACTTCGGGAATGGCAACCACCAAAACTAGCCCCAGTTTACCGGAAGAAAGAATACACCTTTCGGGAACGAAAGTCCGGGAACTGCTGCGCAAAGGAGAATTACCACCTCCGGAATTCTCCCGTCCAGAAGTGGCTGCCGAATTAATCCGGGCCATGCGAGAGTCATGA
- a CDS encoding type II toxin-antitoxin system RelE/ParE family toxin encodes MRYVFHPEALTEYAEAVQYYTGQRVEVAQAFINAIEDTVYRIRASPTHYVVIDDAVRRCMARRFPYAILYTIEQDYILILAVMHCSREPGYWKSRR; translated from the coding sequence ATGAGGTATGTATTTCACCCTGAAGCTCTCACTGAATATGCTGAAGCGGTTCAATACTATACAGGGCAACGGGTTGAGGTTGCACAGGCATTTATCAATGCTATCGAGGATACGGTTTATCGAATTAGAGCATCTCCTACTCATTATGTTGTTATTGATGATGCTGTCCGACGATGCATGGCACGCAGATTTCCCTATGCAATTCTCTATACAATCGAGCAAGACTACATTCTCATTTTGGCGGTTATGCATTGCAGCCGAGAACCTGGATACTGGAAAAGTCGTAGATAG
- a CDS encoding SDR family oxidoreductase, protein MSEKVVLIVGATGGIGATLARKLAVNGHKLVLVARNADNLSNLASELGCPSLIVPTDITNPTQVETLMAKIVSHYGQLDVLVNAAGAGVMKQYNKITPEDLDKMLDLNLKGSFYTCQAAANVMKENKYGHICNVVGILGKHSMAMAAAYCASKYGVVGFSKCLADELKRYGIKMTLFYFGGVDTPFWDQVSLKVDRNKMLTAQTAADAIYFAMNAEPQAVPMEINIQPDSHLFF, encoded by the coding sequence ATGAGCGAAAAAGTTGTCCTGATTGTCGGCGCTACGGGGGGTATCGGTGCCACTTTAGCCCGTAAACTAGCTGTTAATGGTCATAAACTCGTATTAGTGGCCAGAAATGCCGATAATTTATCTAATTTAGCTAGTGAGTTGGGTTGTCCCTCTTTAATTGTGCCGACGGATATCACCAATCCGACTCAGGTGGAAACTTTGATGGCAAAAATTGTCTCCCATTACGGCCAGTTGGATGTGTTAGTTAATGCGGCCGGAGCCGGGGTGATGAAACAATACAATAAAATCACGCCGGAAGATTTAGATAAAATGCTCGACCTCAATCTGAAGGGGAGTTTTTATACCTGTCAGGCTGCGGCTAATGTGATGAAGGAAAATAAGTACGGTCATATCTGTAATGTGGTGGGAATTTTAGGTAAGCATTCTATGGCTATGGCTGCCGCTTATTGTGCTTCTAAATACGGGGTGGTCGGTTTTAGTAAATGTTTGGCCGATGAGTTAAAACGCTATGGTATTAAAATGACTTTATTCTATTTTGGTGGTGTGGATACTCCTTTTTGGGATCAGGTGAGCTTAAAAGTTGATCGCAATAAAATGTTAACCGCTCAAACCGCAGCCGATGCTATCTATTTTGCCATGAATGCTGAACCCCAAGCCGTCCCCATGGAAATTAATATTCAACCCGATAGTCATCTCTTTTTTTAG